One segment of Stomatobaculum sp. F0698 DNA contains the following:
- a CDS encoding arginine repressor, giving the protein MKLERHSKIVELIGKKEIETQEELVEELRLAGFRVTQATVSRDIREMRLTKVATDNGKQRYTVMQNEDPKIEKYVRILRDSYVGMDRAQNILVVKTVSGMAMAVAASLDAMHLHEAVGCVAGDDTVFCATRSTDDALLLMEQVRKMVVG; this is encoded by the coding sequence ATGAAGTTAGAGAGACATTCGAAAATTGTTGAGTTAATCGGTAAGAAAGAGATTGAGACACAGGAGGAGCTGGTCGAGGAACTTCGGCTGGCCGGTTTTCGTGTGACGCAGGCGACCGTGTCCCGCGATATTCGCGAGATGCGTCTCACGAAGGTCGCTACGGATAACGGCAAGCAGCGCTATACCGTCATGCAGAATGAGGATCCGAAGATCGAAAAGTACGTCCGCATTCTGCGGGACAGCTATGTCGGAATGGACAGAGCACAGAATATTCTGGTCGTGAAAACCGTCTCCGGCATGGCCATGGCAGTCGCGGCTTCGCTCGACGCCATGCATCTTCACGAGGCGGTGGGCTGTGTCGCGGGCGATGACACGGTTTTCTGCGCGACGCGCTCCACGGATGATGCCCTGCTCCTCATGGAACAGGTCAGAAAAATGGTTGTGGGTTGA
- a CDS encoding NAD(+)/NADH kinase: MKRFLLFVNRRKERADEKAKAIREQLLRLGAMRVDIEDQSTQGITALDYDCVITLGGDGTLIRAARGLAGSGLPLVGINLGHMGYLTVASKDAEIPRVLEKLILDDFTVEERMMLRGRIIRNGHESPRDREWLALNEVVVSRKYNAGPVHFRIKVNGAFLNEYKADGIIISTPTGSTAYNLSAGGPVIDPVARMTVLTPICPHSLYRASIVFRAEDELEVCIPPEERGIQSADFDGAASEQLLGGDSVRISESKLTTPVIRIGAESFLAQLRSKMTAL; the protein is encoded by the coding sequence ATGAAGCGCTTTTTACTTTTTGTAAACCGCAGGAAAGAGCGGGCCGACGAGAAGGCAAAGGCCATACGGGAGCAGCTCCTCAGACTCGGCGCAATGCGCGTCGATATCGAGGACCAAAGCACACAGGGGATTACCGCACTCGACTATGACTGTGTCATTACACTCGGCGGCGACGGAACGCTGATTCGCGCGGCCAGGGGACTTGCCGGGAGCGGCCTCCCGCTCGTCGGCATTAACCTCGGACACATGGGCTATCTCACCGTTGCGAGTAAGGATGCAGAAATACCGCGCGTTTTGGAAAAACTGATTTTGGATGATTTTACAGTCGAAGAGCGCATGATGCTCAGGGGGCGTATTATCCGAAACGGACACGAGAGCCCGCGCGACCGGGAGTGGCTCGCGCTGAACGAAGTGGTCGTATCCCGCAAATACAACGCGGGACCGGTGCATTTTCGCATCAAAGTAAACGGCGCTTTCTTGAATGAATATAAGGCAGATGGTATTATTATCTCAACACCGACCGGATCTACCGCTTACAATCTGAGCGCGGGAGGACCCGTCATCGATCCGGTCGCCCGAATGACAGTCTTGACACCGATATGTCCGCACTCGCTGTATCGCGCGAGCATTGTGTTTCGCGCGGAGGATGAGCTCGAGGTATGCATACCCCCGGAAGAGCGGGGCATTCAGAGCGCGGATTTTGACGGCGCCGCGTCCGAGCAGTTGCTCGGCGGCGACAGTGTGCGCATTTCGGAGAGCAAGCTGACAACACCGGTTATCCGCATCGGGGCGGAAAGCTTTTTGGCACAATTGCGCAGCAAGATGACTGCGCTATGA
- a CDS encoding TlyA family RNA methyltransferase has translation MKERLDVLMTGRGLAESREKAKALIMAGLVYVDGQREDKAGQNFPSEVTIEVRGNRLPYVSRGGLKLEKALKEFPLSLAGKICMDVGASTGGFTDCMLQQGAVKVYAVDVGHGQLDWKLRNDNRVVCLEKTNIRYATRAEVPEEIAFSSIDVSFISLSKVLPAVRALLAAEAEVVALIKPQFEAGREQVGKHGVVRDAKVHVEVIEHVLDYAAASRFVPLGLSFSPIRGPEGNIEYLIWLRTVEEGENMTAEVTAETARAVVAAAHETLAGGKK, from the coding sequence ATGAAGGAAAGACTGGACGTTCTGATGACGGGGCGCGGCCTTGCGGAGAGTCGCGAGAAGGCAAAAGCGCTCATCATGGCGGGTCTGGTATATGTGGATGGGCAGAGAGAGGACAAGGCGGGACAGAACTTCCCGTCCGAAGTCACGATCGAAGTGCGCGGAAACCGCCTCCCCTATGTGAGCCGCGGCGGTTTAAAACTGGAAAAGGCGCTGAAGGAGTTCCCGCTCTCACTCGCCGGTAAAATCTGTATGGATGTCGGCGCTTCGACCGGCGGTTTTACGGACTGCATGTTGCAGCAAGGCGCCGTAAAGGTCTATGCGGTCGATGTGGGCCACGGTCAGCTCGACTGGAAGCTGAGAAACGACAATCGCGTCGTGTGTCTCGAGAAGACCAATATCCGCTATGCGACGCGGGCGGAGGTTCCGGAAGAGATTGCGTTTTCTTCCATCGATGTCTCGTTTATCTCTCTGTCCAAGGTTCTCCCCGCGGTGCGCGCCCTGCTCGCGGCGGAGGCGGAAGTGGTGGCCCTCATCAAGCCCCAGTTTGAGGCGGGGAGAGAGCAGGTCGGAAAACACGGCGTGGTGCGGGATGCAAAGGTTCATGTCGAAGTCATAGAACATGTGCTCGACTATGCGGCGGCCTCCCGCTTTGTGCCGCTCGGCTTAAGTTTTTCTCCGATACGCGGTCCGGAGGGCAATATCGAGTATTTGATTTGGCTTCGTACCGTCGAGGAGGGCGAGAATATGACCGCCGAGGTGACGGCAGAGACCGCGCGCGCGGTGGTCGCCGCTGCGCATGAGACGCTTGCGGGGGGAAAGAAATGA
- the dxs gene encoding 1-deoxy-D-xylulose-5-phosphate synthase: protein MGRLDYINGPEDIKRISPGEWDALAAEIRRFLISHCSACGGHLASNLGVVELTMAMYLSFCPPTDKIIWDVGHQSYTHKILSGRKKDFAGLRSFGGIAGFPKRNESPCDAFNTGHSSTSISAGLGMATARDLRGEQHAVISVIGDGALTGGMAYEALNNAGRMKSNFIIVLNDNRMSISENVGGMSAYLNSIRTSAGYNRLKENVAEALFAIPGIGKHMVESLRTTKNGIKQLFVPGMFFENLGVTYLGPVDGHDIKKLMRVFEEARRLPRAVLVHVITEKGKGYRPAERHPDLFHGVGPFELATGVPKKNKQYPDYTDVFSRTLIRLAAEDPDIVAVTAAMPEGTGLAAFGRRYPQRCFDVGIAEQHAVTSAAGLAAGGMKPVVAVYSSFLQRGFDQVLHDVCIQNLPVVFAIDRAGLVGADGETHQGVFDLSYLGCIPNMTILAPKNCFELEEELRFAFSYGGPIAIRYPRGKAYRGLAEFREPIRFGKAELIYREEKTALLALGSMVSTAEHVREKLKALGQPCTLVNMRFAKPIDKEMLAELAKTHENFVTLEENVLRGGFGLEVAEWASSQKKELSVTHIALPDAYVEHGDVSVLREHLGIDSDSVVAVLRDKYHW from the coding sequence ATGGGGCGATTGGATTACATCAACGGCCCGGAGGATATCAAGCGGATTTCCCCCGGGGAATGGGATGCGCTGGCCGCGGAGATCAGACGCTTTCTGATCTCGCATTGTTCGGCGTGCGGCGGGCATCTCGCGAGCAATCTCGGCGTCGTGGAACTCACGATGGCCATGTATTTGAGCTTCTGTCCGCCGACGGATAAGATTATCTGGGATGTGGGACATCAGTCTTACACGCATAAAATCCTGAGCGGACGCAAGAAAGACTTTGCGGGACTCAGGAGCTTCGGCGGCATTGCCGGTTTCCCGAAGCGAAACGAGAGTCCCTGCGACGCGTTTAATACGGGGCACTCCTCGACCTCGATTTCGGCGGGACTCGGCATGGCGACGGCGCGGGATCTCCGCGGCGAACAGCACGCGGTCATTTCGGTGATCGGCGACGGAGCCCTGACCGGCGGTATGGCCTACGAGGCGCTGAATAACGCGGGCCGCATGAAGTCGAACTTCATCATTGTCTTAAACGACAACCGCATGTCGATTTCCGAGAATGTGGGCGGCATGTCCGCCTATCTGAATTCCATACGCACTTCCGCCGGTTACAACCGTCTGAAAGAGAATGTCGCGGAGGCGCTCTTTGCGATTCCCGGCATCGGAAAGCACATGGTCGAGAGCCTCAGGACCACAAAGAACGGCATCAAGCAGCTCTTTGTTCCGGGCATGTTCTTTGAGAACCTCGGCGTGACCTATCTGGGACCGGTGGACGGGCACGATATCAAAAAACTGATGCGTGTCTTTGAAGAGGCGCGCCGTTTGCCGCGCGCCGTTCTCGTGCATGTCATCACGGAGAAGGGCAAGGGTTACCGCCCCGCGGAGCGGCATCCGGACCTCTTTCACGGCGTGGGACCCTTTGAGTTGGCAACCGGCGTCCCGAAAAAGAACAAACAGTATCCGGATTACACCGATGTCTTTTCCAGAACTTTGATTCGGCTCGCGGCGGAAGACCCCGACATTGTCGCGGTGACGGCGGCGATGCCGGAGGGCACGGGACTCGCGGCCTTCGGCAGGCGCTATCCGCAGCGCTGTTTTGACGTTGGCATTGCCGAGCAGCACGCGGTGACGAGTGCTGCGGGCCTTGCGGCGGGCGGCATGAAGCCTGTGGTCGCGGTTTACTCCTCCTTTTTACAGCGCGGCTTCGACCAGGTGCTGCACGATGTCTGTATTCAGAACCTGCCGGTGGTCTTTGCGATTGACCGCGCGGGACTGGTCGGGGCGGACGGAGAGACCCACCAGGGAGTCTTCGACCTCTCGTATCTCGGCTGTATTCCGAATATGACCATACTCGCGCCGAAGAATTGTTTTGAACTTGAGGAAGAGCTTCGCTTTGCGTTTTCCTACGGCGGCCCGATTGCGATACGCTATCCGCGCGGCAAGGCCTATCGCGGATTGGCGGAGTTCAGGGAACCGATACGCTTCGGCAAGGCAGAGCTTATTTACCGGGAGGAGAAGACAGCCCTGCTTGCGCTCGGCAGCATGGTGAGTACGGCGGAGCATGTCAGAGAGAAATTGAAGGCGCTCGGACAGCCCTGTACGCTGGTCAACATGCGCTTTGCGAAGCCGATCGACAAGGAAATGCTCGCCGAACTCGCAAAGACCCACGAGAATTTTGTGACGCTCGAGGAGAATGTACTGCGCGGCGGCTTCGGCCTCGAGGTGGCCGAATGGGCTTCCTCACAGAAAAAGGAGCTTTCGGTGACGCACATTGCGCTGCCGGACGCCTATGTGGAGCACGGCGATGTCTCGGTGCTTCGGGAGCATCTGGGCATCGATTCGGATTCCGTGGTCGCGGTATTGCGCGATAAGTATCACTGGTGA
- a CDS encoding polyprenyl synthetase family protein, with product MQSLPYDKSEVEALIRASLPREDGLQRTVIRAMREAVENGGKRIRPILLFESCKCFAEARGESGWKEEAAPFLSALEMIHSFSLVHDDLPCMDNDILRRGKPTTWYIYGEAMGTLAGDGLVLEALTLAGKAVAASKHPERAARALAILGEKSGVFGMLGGQSVDVEKTGERLDATTLDFIYRLKTGALLEAAFMMGAALGGATEEELRIAEQIGAAVGLAFQIRDDILDETASEAELGKPLHSDEKNQKTTYVSLYGLESAKEAVRQQSEIAAQRLKGFPGDTKCLAALIAYLTERNF from the coding sequence ATGCAGAGCCTTCCCTATGACAAGTCGGAAGTAGAGGCGCTGATTCGCGCTTCGCTGCCCCGCGAAGACGGGCTGCAGCGCACGGTGATACGCGCGATGCGCGAGGCGGTCGAAAACGGCGGCAAGCGCATACGCCCGATTTTACTCTTTGAGAGCTGCAAATGTTTTGCGGAGGCAAGGGGCGAGAGCGGCTGGAAGGAAGAGGCTGCCCCCTTCCTTTCGGCGCTCGAAATGATACACAGTTTTTCGCTGGTGCACGACGACCTTCCCTGCATGGACAATGATATCCTCAGGCGGGGAAAGCCGACCACCTGGTATATCTACGGCGAGGCCATGGGCACGCTTGCGGGCGACGGCCTTGTGCTGGAGGCGCTCACCCTGGCGGGGAAAGCGGTGGCTGCGTCCAAGCACCCGGAGAGAGCGGCGCGCGCCCTCGCGATACTCGGCGAGAAGAGCGGCGTGTTCGGCATGCTCGGCGGTCAGTCCGTGGATGTGGAGAAGACCGGAGAGCGTCTGGATGCGACGACGCTTGACTTCATCTACCGCTTGAAGACAGGAGCCCTTCTCGAGGCGGCCTTTATGATGGGAGCGGCGCTCGGCGGCGCGACGGAAGAAGAGCTGCGGATCGCAGAGCAAATCGGCGCGGCAGTGGGGCTTGCGTTCCAGATACGCGACGATATTTTGGATGAGACGGCGAGTGAGGCGGAACTCGGAAAACCGCTCCACTCGGACGAAAAAAATCAGAAGACGACCTATGTCTCCCTGTACGGCTTGGAGAGCGCGAAAGAGGCGGTCAGACAGCAGAGCGAGATAGCGGCGCAGCGCCTGAAGGGCTTTCCGGGAGACACAAAATGCTTGGCGGCGCTCATAGCCTATCTCACGGAGCGCAACTTCTGA
- the xseB gene encoding exodeoxyribonuclease VII small subunit has protein sequence MDEKLEREKERKTGRRKSKRSVEESMELLEQLLAELEASETSLEDAFSLYEKGMKLAGEINEKLQFVEEQMEVLEDRYAEPSL, from the coding sequence ATGGACGAGAAGCTTGAGCGGGAGAAGGAGCGTAAGACAGGCAGACGTAAGAGCAAGCGCTCGGTCGAAGAGAGCATGGAGTTGCTCGAGCAGCTGCTTGCGGAACTCGAGGCGAGCGAGACCAGTCTCGAGGATGCATTTTCGCTCTATGAAAAAGGTATGAAGCTCGCGGGTGAAATTAACGAGAAACTGCAGTTTGTCGAAGAGCAGATGGAAGTATTGGAGGATCGTTATGCAGAGCCTTCCCTATGA
- the xseA gene encoding exodeoxyribonuclease VII large subunit, whose protein sequence is MAKTYTVAQLNAYVSNLFREDFLLGGVRIRGELSNVKYHASGHIYFTLKDSEAELRGVVYRQNALSLRERLKDGMQVVCTGAVTVYERAGVYQLNTKAVEKLGQGELYELYLQRLRALEAEGLFDPAHKKPLPRFVKTLGVVTSPSGAAIHDIQTVAYQQNPYVKIVLFPALVQGQDAPASIVRGIRALDAYGVDVMIVGRGGGSMEDLWCFNDERVARAAHACKTPVISAVGHESDVTILDFVADLRAATPSAAAERGVPNLEAELALLSRARERLRYALQTKVNLLRERSRRANFLLRLNTPEELIRARKLRVEELRRQLRSELFNKKNARLAEFRLLAARLRAASPLNRLTGGYAYAAHADGSAVTGVSALETGEQLRLRFLDGEAGVTVETISRRQPETEEKHGREA, encoded by the coding sequence ATGGCTAAAACATATACGGTTGCGCAGCTGAACGCCTATGTGAGCAATCTCTTTCGCGAGGATTTTTTGCTTGGGGGCGTGCGCATACGCGGTGAACTCTCGAATGTCAAATATCATGCGAGCGGGCACATCTACTTTACCTTAAAGGACAGCGAGGCAGAGCTCCGCGGCGTGGTATACCGTCAGAATGCGCTCTCGCTTCGCGAGCGGCTGAAGGACGGCATGCAGGTTGTCTGCACGGGCGCGGTGACGGTCTATGAGAGAGCGGGCGTCTACCAGCTGAACACGAAGGCGGTAGAGAAACTCGGACAGGGAGAGCTCTACGAGCTCTATTTGCAGCGCCTCCGCGCACTGGAGGCCGAGGGCCTCTTTGACCCGGCACATAAAAAGCCGCTGCCGAGATTCGTAAAGACCCTCGGGGTCGTGACCAGCCCGAGCGGCGCAGCCATCCATGACATTCAGACCGTCGCTTATCAGCAGAATCCCTATGTCAAGATAGTACTCTTTCCGGCGCTGGTCCAGGGACAGGACGCCCCGGCCAGCATTGTGCGCGGTATCCGCGCGCTGGATGCCTACGGCGTGGACGTGATGATAGTGGGGCGCGGCGGCGGCTCCATGGAGGATCTCTGGTGTTTTAACGACGAGCGGGTTGCGCGGGCGGCGCATGCCTGTAAGACTCCCGTTATATCGGCGGTCGGCCACGAGTCCGATGTCACAATATTGGACTTTGTCGCAGATCTTCGCGCGGCAACGCCCTCTGCGGCGGCAGAGCGCGGTGTTCCGAACTTGGAGGCGGAACTCGCGCTCCTTTCGCGCGCGCGGGAACGCCTGCGTTACGCTTTGCAAACCAAGGTGAATCTCCTTCGGGAAAGGTCGCGCCGCGCGAATTTCCTGCTTCGGCTCAATACACCGGAGGAACTGATACGCGCGCGCAAATTGCGCGTGGAGGAGTTGCGAAGACAACTCAGGAGCGAACTGTTCAACAAAAAGAACGCGCGGCTGGCAGAGTTTCGGCTGCTTGCGGCGCGGCTTCGCGCGGCCTCACCCTTAAACCGCCTGACAGGCGGCTATGCCTATGCGGCGCATGCGGACGGCAGTGCCGTTACGGGGGTCTCGGCACTGGAAACCGGCGAGCAGCTTCGCCTTCGTTTCTTGGACGGCGAGGCAGGTGTCACAGTAGAAACGATTTCCCGGAGACAGCCGGAGACAGAGGAGAAGCATGGACGAGAAGCTTGA
- the nusB gene encoding transcription antitermination factor NusB, giving the protein MTRRALREHCFKMLFSTNFCTPSEAEEQIDAYLCEVPDEEDESPEFSEDQRELCRERVAAVLTKLAEIDETLTQASSGWSLRQMGRVELTILRLACYELRFDESIPDKVAINEAVELAKKFGGDEAPSFVNGVLAKLV; this is encoded by the coding sequence ATGACAAGACGAGCGCTCAGAGAGCATTGTTTCAAGATGCTGTTCAGCACCAACTTTTGTACTCCCTCGGAGGCGGAAGAGCAGATAGATGCGTATTTATGCGAGGTCCCGGACGAAGAGGACGAGAGTCCCGAATTCAGCGAGGATCAGCGGGAACTCTGCCGGGAGCGCGTCGCAGCTGTTCTTACGAAGCTTGCCGAGATCGACGAGACGCTCACACAGGCCTCATCCGGTTGGAGTCTTCGGCAGATGGGACGCGTGGAACTGACCATCCTTCGCCTGGCTTGCTACGAACTGCGGTTTGACGAGAGCATTCCGGACAAGGTAGCCATCAACGAGGCGGTTGAACTCGCAAAAAAATTCGGCGGAGATGAGGCTCCCTCCTTCGTGAACGGTGTCCTCGCAAAATTGGTCTAA
- the addA gene encoding helicase-exonuclease AddAB subunit AddA → MTRWTEEQGRAIALSERRLLISAAAGSGKTAVLTERIVSRVLDETRPVDIDRLLIMTFTRAAAAEMRERIRRRMEDSLEAAVRAGKAGSAARAKRELAALDAAQITTIDSFCLSVLREHADRLPVDPAFRVGSEEELRILKSDVLESLLEEQYEAGESGFLRFAEAFSQGKADLGIGEQILSLCQFAESMPWPEEWFLRCEEEAKQEGEVSETEPVWAAYMAAELRALGEELLPSAEEARELCETGALGGYEAAVHSDLEKIRALCRAESYAAAKQAMGAFQTFDRLKANKKDSDKELAEQVKALREFWKKPLKKAAEDFGDAETGSESGDAETVLTLISLARSFSARYRAKKQEKNLLDFSDLEHETLALFWEQDASGERQPSEIAREYRSQFAEIYVDEYQDSNGVQEELLRAIEAGRLFLVGDIKQSIYGFRHAKPELFAEKYRSYHKDSGGELPPNLDTKVDLRKNFRSREEVLASCNAVFRRLMREELGGVAYDDDAALYPGAVFPAGEAGAYETELLLCEREAESEDADSVLEAELVARRILELLDPETGIKVSDGAGGLRPAAYGDIAVLLRAASGQAERFVEVLMSHGIPALAEQKTGYFDATEVRTVLSLLRAIDNPFRDISLAAVLHASVGGLSEEELAALAAKGEGVSLYERLEAAILKDGESEAAKKTAALFSKLAAWREQESYTELPQFLRALYEESGYQREQAARPGGELRYANLQMLIVKAEEFERIGYRGLSDFVRYIDNLKKYNADYGAAQLPGEEAAAVRIMTVHKSKGLEFPIVFFSGLSKRFNRRDSSKSILYDQKLGIAADAVDFDLHAKGGTEKKAAFAWHLRAEALGEELRVLYVAMTRAKEKLILSASVKAGEKETETLLPDFDEAQLSSAELKTANCFLDWILAARARDSAGCGIALRRESAVSRAEAVLGEAVEVAALKEALSAACEAKAGEEERRRFLPLSLPYAHAADVNLQVKRSASELKRLHEAAEEGISEPLFFLPLNGGAETAARRGTAYHKVFETLDFGKNWNEAELNLFLDELEHCGALEKEDRELLSAEPILNFLSSELATRMARAEREKKLHRESSFVMAVPAREADPSVQSEEAVVVQGVIDAWFEENGKMILLDYKTDRNRDPEHYRENYTAQLSLYALALEMTEGKQVAEKLIYALSPGELLTL, encoded by the coding sequence ATGACGCGTTGGACCGAAGAACAGGGGAGAGCCATAGCGCTCTCCGAGCGCCGGCTGCTAATCTCCGCGGCGGCGGGCAGCGGAAAGACCGCCGTTCTCACCGAGCGCATCGTGTCGCGCGTGTTGGATGAAACGCGGCCGGTCGACATCGACCGCTTGCTCATTATGACCTTTACCCGTGCGGCGGCTGCGGAAATGCGGGAGCGCATACGGCGCCGCATGGAGGATAGCCTCGAGGCAGCCGTGCGCGCGGGAAAGGCAGGAAGTGCGGCGCGTGCCAAGCGGGAACTCGCGGCGCTCGATGCCGCGCAGATTACAACCATAGACAGCTTTTGTCTCTCGGTGCTTCGGGAGCATGCGGACCGCCTTCCGGTGGACCCGGCCTTTCGCGTGGGCAGCGAAGAGGAACTTCGCATCTTAAAAAGCGATGTGCTGGAGTCACTTCTCGAAGAACAGTATGAGGCGGGCGAGAGCGGTTTTTTGCGCTTTGCGGAGGCCTTTTCCCAGGGGAAGGCGGACCTCGGCATAGGCGAGCAAATCCTTTCGCTTTGCCAATTTGCCGAGAGCATGCCCTGGCCGGAAGAGTGGTTTCTTCGCTGCGAGGAAGAGGCGAAGCAGGAGGGAGAAGTCTCCGAAACCGAGCCTGTCTGGGCGGCATACATGGCGGCGGAATTAAGGGCACTCGGCGAAGAGCTCCTGCCCTCTGCGGAGGAGGCAAGGGAACTCTGCGAGACGGGGGCGCTCGGCGGCTACGAGGCCGCTGTGCACAGCGATCTTGAAAAAATACGGGCGCTTTGCCGTGCGGAAAGCTATGCGGCGGCAAAGCAGGCAATGGGGGCGTTTCAAACGTTCGACCGGCTGAAAGCAAATAAGAAGGACAGCGACAAGGAGCTCGCGGAGCAGGTAAAGGCCCTTCGCGAATTCTGGAAGAAGCCGCTCAAAAAGGCGGCAGAGGACTTCGGCGATGCGGAGACAGGAAGCGAGAGCGGCGATGCGGAGACGGTACTCACCCTGATTTCTCTGGCACGCAGCTTTTCCGCGCGTTACCGGGCAAAGAAGCAGGAGAAAAATCTACTGGATTTTTCGGACCTCGAGCACGAGACGCTTGCGCTTTTCTGGGAGCAGGATGCGAGCGGCGAAAGACAGCCGAGCGAAATTGCGCGGGAGTACCGGAGTCAGTTTGCCGAGATTTATGTGGACGAATATCAGGACTCGAACGGGGTACAGGAAGAACTGCTCCGCGCAATCGAGGCCGGAAGACTCTTTCTGGTCGGCGACATCAAGCAGTCCATCTACGGCTTCCGCCATGCGAAGCCGGAGCTCTTTGCCGAGAAGTACAGAAGCTATCATAAGGACAGCGGCGGGGAACTCCCGCCGAATCTGGACACCAAAGTGGATCTCCGAAAGAACTTTCGCAGCCGCGAGGAAGTGCTTGCAAGCTGCAACGCCGTATTCCGGCGGCTCATGCGGGAGGAGCTCGGCGGTGTTGCCTACGATGACGACGCGGCGCTTTATCCGGGGGCTGTCTTTCCGGCAGGAGAAGCCGGAGCCTACGAGACAGAACTTTTGCTCTGTGAGCGGGAAGCGGAGAGCGAGGACGCCGATTCTGTGCTCGAAGCGGAACTTGTGGCACGACGCATCCTGGAACTCCTGGATCCCGAAACGGGTATTAAGGTCTCCGACGGTGCGGGCGGGCTGCGTCCCGCGGCTTACGGCGACATAGCCGTATTGCTCCGCGCGGCCTCGGGGCAGGCGGAGCGCTTTGTCGAAGTGCTGATGAGTCACGGTATTCCGGCGCTCGCCGAGCAGAAGACAGGCTATTTTGACGCGACAGAGGTCAGAACCGTGCTGAGCTTGCTTCGCGCCATCGATAATCCCTTCCGCGATATCTCTCTGGCGGCCGTGCTCCATGCGTCCGTGGGGGGGCTCAGCGAAGAGGAACTCGCCGCCCTCGCCGCGAAGGGCGAGGGCGTGAGTCTCTATGAGAGGCTCGAGGCTGCGATTTTAAAAGACGGGGAGAGCGAAGCCGCAAAAAAGACGGCGGCGCTGTTTTCGAAACTCGCCGCTTGGCGGGAACAGGAGAGCTATACGGAACTCCCGCAGTTTCTAAGGGCGCTCTATGAGGAGAGCGGCTATCAGAGAGAGCAGGCAGCGCGCCCGGGCGGGGAGCTTCGCTATGCGAATCTGCAGATGCTCATCGTGAAGGCGGAGGAGTTTGAGCGCATCGGCTACCGGGGACTCAGCGATTTTGTGCGCTACATCGACAATCTGAAAAAGTACAATGCCGATTACGGCGCAGCCCAGCTGCCGGGTGAGGAGGCCGCGGCTGTTCGTATCATGACCGTTCACAAGTCAAAGGGCCTCGAATTTCCCATCGTCTTCTTTTCCGGCTTATCAAAGCGCTTTAACCGCAGGGACAGCAGTAAAAGCATACTCTATGACCAGAAGCTCGGCATTGCGGCGGATGCGGTCGATTTTGACCTGCACGCGAAGGGCGGCACGGAGAAGAAGGCAGCCTTTGCCTGGCATTTGCGGGCAGAGGCCCTCGGCGAAGAGCTCCGTGTCCTCTATGTCGCGATGACGCGCGCCAAAGAAAAACTTATTCTGAGCGCTTCGGTGAAGGCAGGCGAAAAAGAGACAGAGACGCTTTTACCGGATTTTGACGAAGCGCAGCTTTCGAGCGCGGAGCTTAAAACTGCGAATTGCTTTCTCGACTGGATCCTGGCCGCAAGGGCGCGGGACAGTGCAGGCTGCGGAATCGCGCTTAGGCGCGAGAGCGCTGTGTCGCGGGCAGAGGCGGTGCTCGGGGAGGCGGTCGAGGTCGCGGCGCTCAAAGAGGCGCTCTCTGCGGCCTGCGAGGCGAAGGCCGGTGAAGAGGAGCGTAGGCGCTTTCTGCCGCTCTCCCTTCCCTATGCACATGCGGCGGATGTCAATTTGCAGGTGAAGCGAAGCGCGTCCGAGTTAAAGCGTCTTCACGAAGCGGCGGAGGAAGGGATATCGGAGCCCCTGTTTTTCTTGCCGTTAAACGGCGGCGCCGAGACCGCGGCACGCCGCGGTACAGCCTACCACAAGGTCTTTGAGACCCTTGACTTCGGGAAAAATTGGAATGAGGCGGAACTGAACTTATTTTTGGATGAGCTCGAGCACTGCGGCGCCTTGGAGAAAGAGGACAGGGAACTGCTTTCGGCGGAGCCGATACTGAACTTTTTGTCGAGCGAGCTCGCTACGCGCATGGCGCGTGCGGAGCGCGAGAAAAAACTGCATCGGGAGTCCTCGTTTGTCATGGCCGTTCCCGCGCGAGAAGCGGACCCTTCCGTGCAAAGCGAGGAAGCGGTGGTCGTACAGGGGGTAATCGATGCCTGGTTTGAGGAGAACGGCAAAATGATACTCCTCGACTATAAGACGGACCGAAATCGGGATCCCGAACATTATCGTGAGAACTATACAGCCCAGCTTTCGCTTTATGCGCTCGCGCTCGAAATGACGGAGGGAAAACAGGTTGCGGAGAAGCTCATCTATGCGCTTAGTCCGGGCGAGCTTCTAACCTTGTGA